Proteins encoded together in one bacterium window:
- a CDS encoding chorismate mutase, with translation MEIDQIRKRIDLLDDVLLRILNERARLALEIGRRKKEAGLPIYDPSREKRIFARMKEDNPGPLDDGAVVRLFERVVDESRRLERIRSQGEGPEKC, from the coding sequence GTGGAGATCGACCAGATAAGGAAGCGGATCGACCTGCTGGACGACGTTCTGCTTCGCATCCTCAACGAGCGGGCGCGGCTTGCCCTCGAGATCGGGCGACGGAAGAAGGAGGCGGGGCTTCCGATCTACGATCCCTCCCGGGAAAAACGGATCTTCGCGCGGATGAAGGAGGACAACCCCGGGCCGCTGGACGACGGCGCCGTCGTCCGGCTGTTCGAGCGGGTCGTGGACGAGTCGCGGCGGCTGGAGCGGATCCGGTCCCAGGGGGAAGGACCGGAGAAATGCTGA
- a CDS encoding ATP-binding cassette domain-containing protein — translation MLTVTNLSKSYGSQTLFEGASFQVAPGERVGVVGRNGSGKTTLFRILLGEEAADSGAVTVPAGYRIGYLAQHLRFDHATVLAEAASGLPPREDGTDETYRAKAVLAGLGFSEDDFPVDPAALSGGFQVRLNLARTLLSSPDLLLLDEPTNYLDVVSIRWLRRFLCGWRGALLMITHDRDFMDGVTTHTMAIHRSRVRKMSGGTEKLYGQILQEEEIHEQTRRNDEKKRQEAEAFISRFRAQATKARAVQSRIKALARHERLAKLADVRNLDFRFTEASFTGKWMMEVADLSFGYDVRHPLIEKLSFHVAKGDRIAVVGPNGRGKTTLLRLLAGELAPGTGLVKPTVNLKVGYFGQTNVDRLRPEYSVEEEVRQANPALTRTQVRTLCGAVMFGGASAEKRVSVLSGGERSRVLLGKILASPVNLLLLDEPTNHLDQESVDAFVEAVDAFEGAVILVTHIERVLSALATKLVVFDGGTVTVFDGGYGDFLDRVGWQSEGGEGGPARGSRQRPAKGREARRRRAEIVARRSKEIGILRGKVEEIEAEILLLESRLPGEEEALIEASRRNDRPAIRTLSTTTATARVRIELLFGEMVALGDRLREAEKAYAEELGEEGRLS, via the coding sequence ATGCTGACCGTCACCAACCTCTCGAAATCCTACGGGAGCCAGACCCTGTTCGAGGGGGCCTCGTTCCAGGTGGCGCCCGGCGAGCGGGTGGGAGTGGTGGGGCGCAACGGTTCGGGGAAGACCACCCTGTTCCGGATCCTGCTCGGAGAGGAAGCCGCCGATTCCGGTGCGGTGACCGTCCCGGCCGGCTACAGGATCGGGTACCTCGCGCAGCATCTCCGGTTCGATCACGCAACGGTGCTCGCGGAAGCCGCCTCGGGTCTTCCCCCGCGGGAGGACGGAACCGACGAGACGTACCGGGCCAAGGCGGTCCTCGCGGGACTCGGATTTTCCGAGGACGATTTTCCCGTGGACCCGGCCGCCCTGTCCGGCGGCTTCCAGGTCCGCCTCAACCTCGCCCGCACCCTCCTTTCCTCCCCCGATCTCCTCCTCCTCGACGAGCCGACCAACTACCTGGACGTCGTCTCCATCCGGTGGCTGCGCCGTTTCCTGTGCGGCTGGAGGGGGGCGCTGCTGATGATCACCCACGACCGGGATTTCATGGACGGGGTCACGACCCACACGATGGCGATCCACCGCTCCCGGGTGCGGAAGATGTCCGGCGGCACGGAGAAGCTCTACGGGCAGATCCTCCAGGAGGAGGAGATCCACGAGCAGACCCGGAGAAACGACGAGAAGAAGCGGCAGGAGGCGGAGGCGTTCATTTCGCGGTTCCGGGCGCAGGCCACCAAGGCGCGGGCCGTCCAGTCGCGGATCAAGGCGCTCGCGCGTCACGAGCGGCTTGCGAAGCTCGCCGACGTGCGGAACCTCGATTTCCGCTTCACGGAGGCGTCCTTCACCGGGAAGTGGATGATGGAGGTGGCGGACCTTTCCTTCGGATACGACGTCCGGCATCCCCTCATCGAGAAGCTGTCGTTCCACGTGGCGAAGGGGGACCGGATCGCGGTCGTGGGGCCGAACGGGCGAGGGAAGACGACCCTGCTTCGGCTGCTCGCCGGAGAGCTCGCGCCTGGGACCGGCCTGGTGAAGCCGACCGTGAACCTCAAGGTCGGCTACTTCGGGCAGACGAACGTGGACCGCCTTCGCCCGGAATATTCGGTCGAGGAGGAGGTTCGGCAGGCGAACCCCGCCCTCACGCGGACCCAGGTCCGCACCCTCTGCGGCGCGGTGATGTTCGGGGGAGCGTCGGCGGAGAAGAGGGTCTCGGTGCTGTCGGGCGGAGAGCGCAGCCGCGTGCTGCTCGGGAAGATCCTCGCCTCCCCGGTGAACCTCCTGCTGCTCGACGAACCGACGAACCACCTCGACCAGGAGTCGGTGGACGCCTTTGTCGAGGCGGTCGATGCGTTCGAGGGGGCGGTGATCCTCGTCACGCACATCGAGCGGGTCCTATCCGCCCTGGCGACGAAGCTGGTCGTCTTCGACGGCGGGACGGTCACGGTGTTCGACGGCGGGTACGGCGACTTCCTCGACCGCGTCGGCTGGCAGTCGGAGGGCGGAGAGGGCGGCCCGGCCCGGGGCTCCCGGCAGCGGCCCGCGAAGGGGCGCGAGGCGCGGCGCCGGCGCGCGGAGATCGTCGCCCGCCGGTCGAAGGAGATCGGGATCTTGAGGGGAAAGGTCGAGGAGATCGAGGCGGAGATCCTCTTGCTGGAGAGCCGACTGCCGGGGGAAGAGGAGGCGTTGATCGAGGCGTCGAGGAGGAACGACCGCCCGGCGATCCGGACGCTTTCCACGACGACCGCCACGGCCCGGGTTCGGATCGAGCTCCTTTTCGGGGAGATGGTCGCCCTCGGCGATCGGCTGAGGGAGGCGGAGAAGGCCTACGCCGAGGAGCTCGGCGAAGAGGGCCGGCTTTCTTGA
- a CDS encoding YajQ family cyclic di-GMP-binding protein translates to MPSFDIVSVVDMQEVDNAVNQAIKEICQRYDFKGTKTEITLDKDGIKVLTDDEFRLKAVVDVLQSKFVKRGVPLSALQYGKVEPASGGCVRQAIAIQQGISKEKGREIVAIVKQTKLKVQSQIQDEQVRVTGKNIDDLQEVIRRLKEKDLGVEMQFVNLRS, encoded by the coding sequence ATGCCGTCGTTCGACATCGTGTCGGTCGTGGACATGCAGGAAGTGGACAACGCGGTCAACCAGGCGATCAAGGAGATCTGCCAGCGGTACGACTTCAAGGGGACGAAAACCGAGATCACGCTGGACAAGGACGGGATCAAGGTGCTGACCGACGACGAGTTCCGGCTGAAGGCGGTCGTCGACGTCCTCCAGTCGAAGTTCGTGAAGCGCGGGGTCCCCCTCAGTGCCCTCCAGTACGGGAAGGTGGAGCCCGCCTCCGGCGGTTGCGTCCGGCAGGCGATCGCCATCCAGCAGGGGATCTCCAAGGAGAAGGGGAGGGAGATCGTCGCGATCGTCAAGCAGACGAAGCTGAAGGTCCAGTCCCAGATCCAGGACGAGCAGGTCCGGGTGACCGGGAAGAACATCGACGATCTCCAGGAGGTCATCCGGCGGCTGAAAGAGAAGGACCTCGGCGTGGAGATGCAGTTCGTCAACCTCCGCTCCTAG
- a CDS encoding YihY family inner membrane protein: MKNTLNRVRVFFLKDLWAVDASSLGGLKAFFLQALRLLAVITGDVVNGPLTGWAMSLVYTTLLSLVPLLAVSFSVLKAFGVHNKIEPFLFNVLSPLGPKGADLSRTIVEFVENTKVGVLGFVGLLLLLYTVISLIQKIEESFNALWRVKNMRSLLRRFSDYLSVILVGPVLVVAALGITGMVLSTSITQRLIQIDPIGTIVIYAGKLVPFLLVCAAFTFVYAFVPNTRVKLRSALVGGVIGGLTWETIGWGFASFIVTSTRYAAIYSGFAIVILFMIWLYASWLILLIGAEVSFYHQNPRLLSIRSKAHTPDARFLEQTAVSIMYLVGHHFFQNKDPWNTDLLAARLGIPDEPVENIVTALKKKGLIIETADEPPRYFPARDLETITLREVHDAVRGSRMDDGFGRGRIASIESVDRVMDKIDEAIVDTLGDSTLKDIVRSRAGDGENSGPAG; this comes from the coding sequence ATGAAGAACACGCTGAACAGGGTGCGCGTTTTTTTTCTAAAAGATCTGTGGGCTGTTGACGCCTCGTCCCTCGGCGGGCTGAAGGCTTTCTTTCTCCAGGCGCTGAGGCTCCTCGCCGTCATCACCGGAGACGTCGTCAACGGGCCGCTCACCGGCTGGGCGATGAGCCTCGTGTATACGACGCTGCTCTCGCTCGTGCCGCTTCTCGCCGTCAGCTTCTCCGTGCTCAAGGCCTTCGGCGTACACAACAAGATCGAGCCGTTTCTATTCAACGTCCTGTCCCCCCTCGGCCCGAAGGGGGCGGATCTGTCCCGGACGATCGTGGAATTCGTGGAAAACACGAAGGTGGGAGTGCTCGGCTTTGTCGGCCTTCTCCTTCTCCTTTACACAGTCATCTCCCTCATTCAGAAGATAGAGGAATCCTTCAACGCCCTCTGGCGGGTGAAGAACATGCGCAGCCTCCTGCGGAGGTTCAGCGATTATCTGAGCGTGATCCTCGTCGGCCCGGTTCTCGTCGTCGCGGCCCTCGGTATCACGGGAATGGTCCTTAGCACCTCGATCACGCAGCGCCTGATCCAGATCGATCCGATCGGAACCATAGTGATCTATGCCGGGAAACTCGTCCCCTTCCTCCTGGTATGCGCGGCATTTACCTTCGTGTATGCCTTCGTGCCCAATACCAGGGTGAAGTTGAGGTCCGCCCTCGTCGGTGGCGTCATCGGCGGATTGACCTGGGAGACCATCGGGTGGGGTTTCGCATCCTTCATCGTCACTTCCACACGCTACGCCGCGATCTATTCCGGCTTCGCCATCGTTATTCTGTTCATGATCTGGCTGTACGCGAGCTGGCTCATTCTCCTGATCGGCGCCGAGGTATCCTTTTATCACCAGAACCCCCGGCTCCTTTCGATCCGGAGCAAGGCACATACGCCCGATGCCCGGTTTCTTGAGCAGACCGCGGTCTCGATCATGTATCTCGTCGGACACCATTTTTTCCAAAATAAGGATCCCTGGAATACGGATTTACTGGCGGCCCGCCTCGGGATCCCCGACGAGCCGGTCGAAAATATCGTAACCGCGCTTAAGAAGAAGGGCCTGATCATCGAAACCGCCGACGAACCGCCACGGTACTTCCCTGCGCGCGATCTCGAGACGATTACGCTCCGGGAGGTGCACGATGCCGTGCGCGGTTCACGTATGGATGACGGGTTCGGGCGAGGGCGCATCGCTTCGATAGAAAGCGTTGACCGCGTCATGGATAAAATCGACGAGGCTATCGTGGACACGCTCGGAGATAGTACCCTGAAGGACATTGTTCGTTCCCGGGCCGGCGATGGGGAAAATTCCGGTCCCGCCGGTTGA
- the ilvB gene encoding biosynthetic-type acetolactate synthase large subunit, whose product MSNLMTGANILVECLLREGVDCFFGYPGGVTLPFYDVLYDARVRHYLVRHEENACFAAQGYARSTGKVGVCCATSGPGATNLVTGLVDALLDSIPIVAITGQVSTKLIGSDAFQEADTFGITRSCTKHNFLVKSAADLPRAVHEAFYIAASGRPGPVLVDIPKDVFIGSAHYEPVGTIHLPGYKFSSEGHAGQIRRAAEMMWEAQRPIVYAGGGVISAGASGSLRTLVETIDAPAVCTLMGLGGLPSSHPNFISMPGMHGSYAANMALTHTDLIIALGARFDDRVTGRLDAFAPHARVIHVDIDPVEIGKNRAADLPIVGNLAPVLEKMNAVLAELAPFRKPLHASDRQAWKGKIASWAAEHPLLPSVSDTEIKPQHLVREIDRLSGGDAIVCSDVGQHQMWGAQFLRFNRPRLWLSSGGLGSMGFGLPSSIGAQIANPGSLVFALVGDGGFQMSIPELSTIAVNDLPIKIVVMNNGYLGMVRQWQELFYNNRLSAVALEGFPDASMLAGAYGFPGRTVEDPAEIGQALDDAVRHPGPYLLNVKVSPFECVYPMVPAGGAIDEMVLGPPKAAAV is encoded by the coding sequence ATGTCGAACCTGATGACCGGCGCGAACATCCTGGTGGAGTGTCTTCTCCGGGAAGGCGTCGACTGCTTCTTCGGATACCCCGGGGGCGTGACCCTCCCCTTCTACGATGTGCTCTACGACGCCAGGGTCAGGCACTACCTCGTCCGCCACGAGGAGAACGCCTGCTTCGCGGCCCAGGGGTACGCCCGCTCCACCGGGAAGGTCGGCGTCTGCTGCGCGACCTCGGGGCCGGGGGCGACGAATCTCGTCACCGGGCTGGTGGACGCCCTTCTCGACTCGATCCCCATCGTGGCGATCACCGGGCAGGTCTCGACGAAACTGATCGGAAGCGACGCGTTTCAGGAGGCGGACACCTTCGGCATCACCCGCTCCTGCACGAAGCACAACTTCCTCGTGAAGAGCGCCGCCGACCTGCCGCGGGCGGTCCACGAGGCCTTCTACATCGCCGCCAGCGGGCGTCCGGGCCCGGTCCTGGTGGACATCCCCAAGGACGTCTTCATCGGGAGCGCGCACTACGAGCCGGTCGGCACGATCCACCTGCCGGGGTATAAATTCTCCTCCGAGGGACACGCGGGGCAGATCCGGCGGGCGGCGGAAATGATGTGGGAGGCGCAGCGGCCGATCGTTTACGCGGGCGGCGGAGTGATCTCCGCCGGCGCTTCGGGGTCGTTGCGCACGCTCGTGGAAACGATCGACGCTCCAGCCGTGTGCACGCTGATGGGGCTGGGGGGGCTCCCCTCCAGCCACCCCAACTTCATCAGCATGCCCGGCATGCACGGAAGCTACGCCGCGAACATGGCGTTGACCCACACCGACCTGATCATCGCCCTGGGCGCCCGTTTCGACGACCGCGTGACCGGACGGCTCGACGCCTTCGCCCCCCACGCGCGGGTCATCCACGTGGACATCGACCCCGTGGAGATCGGGAAGAACCGCGCGGCGGACCTGCCGATCGTCGGGAACCTCGCCCCGGTCCTCGAGAAGATGAACGCGGTCCTCGCGGAGCTCGCCCCCTTCCGCAAGCCCCTGCATGCGTCCGACCGCCAGGCGTGGAAGGGGAAGATCGCGTCGTGGGCGGCGGAGCATCCGCTCCTCCCTTCCGTGTCCGACACCGAGATCAAGCCGCAGCACCTGGTGCGCGAGATCGACCGGCTTTCCGGGGGGGACGCGATCGTCTGTTCCGACGTCGGACAGCACCAGATGTGGGGGGCGCAGTTCCTGCGATTCAACCGGCCGCGGCTGTGGCTCAGCTCCGGGGGCCTCGGCTCGATGGGGTTCGGGCTGCCTTCCTCCATCGGCGCGCAGATCGCCAACCCGGGCAGTCTCGTCTTCGCCCTGGTGGGCGACGGCGGCTTCCAGATGTCGATCCCCGAGCTCTCCACAATCGCCGTCAACGACCTCCCGATCAAGATCGTCGTGATGAACAACGGGTACCTCGGGATGGTGCGGCAGTGGCAGGAGTTGTTCTACAACAACCGGCTCTCCGCCGTCGCCCTCGAGGGATTCCCCGACGCGTCGATGCTGGCGGGGGCGTACGGGTTCCCGGGACGGACGGTGGAGGATCCGGCGGAGATCGGGCAGGCGCTCGACGACGCGGTTCGCCACCCGGGTCCGTACCTGCTGAACGTCAAGGTGTCGCCGTTCGAGTGCGTATACCCGATGGTACCGGCCGGCGGGGCGATCGACGAGATGGTGCTGGGACCGCCGAAAGCGGCGGCGGTCTAG
- a CDS encoding phosphoadenylyl-sulfate reductase — protein MAVTTEQANRWKARFEGESPQAVLRWALSEFHPDIALASSFSMEDIVLAAMMADVRSDARIFALDTGRLHEETYEAAEAVGRRLGVRVEWYFPERAAVEELERNKGLYSFRESLENRHECCRIRKVAPLSRALSGLRAWVTGQRREQAVTRRGLEILEIDDAHDGILKLNPLVDWTEGDVTEYVRKRGLPVNRLHDLGYPSIGCSPCTRPVAPGEDPRAGRWWWENPEHKECGLHARNVGGNDRRSKDEGEE, from the coding sequence ATGGCGGTAACGACCGAACAGGCGAACCGATGGAAGGCCCGATTCGAAGGAGAGAGTCCCCAGGCGGTTCTTCGTTGGGCCTTGTCCGAATTCCACCCGGACATCGCGCTCGCCTCGAGTTTCAGCATGGAGGATATCGTCCTCGCCGCCATGATGGCGGACGTCCGTTCCGACGCCCGGATCTTCGCCCTGGACACCGGCCGGCTCCACGAGGAGACGTATGAGGCGGCGGAGGCGGTGGGGCGCAGGCTGGGCGTCCGGGTCGAATGGTACTTCCCGGAGAGGGCGGCGGTCGAGGAACTGGAGAGGAACAAGGGTTTGTACTCCTTTCGGGAAAGCCTGGAAAACCGCCACGAGTGCTGCCGGATCCGGAAGGTGGCCCCTCTGTCCCGGGCCCTTTCCGGGTTGCGCGCCTGGGTGACGGGGCAGCGAAGGGAGCAGGCCGTCACGCGTCGGGGTCTGGAAATACTGGAGATCGACGATGCCCATGACGGGATCCTCAAGTTGAATCCCCTCGTCGATTGGACCGAAGGAGACGTGACGGAATACGTCCGGAAACGGGGGCTCCCCGTCAACCGGCTTCACGACCTGGGGTACCCCTCGATCGGCTGCTCCCCGTGCACGCGCCCCGTCGCGCCCGGGGAGGATCCGCGTGCGGGCCGGTGGTGGTGGGAGAACCCGGAGCACAAGGAGTGCGGGCTCCACGCGAGGAACGTCGGCGGAAACGACCGCCGCAGCAAAGATGAAGGAGAAGAGTGA
- a CDS encoding PLP-dependent aspartate aminotransferase family protein yields the protein MKKNRTVETIAAQAGVGADKAFGAVSVPIYTSAIYRYERFGKNLGFDYSRGENPTRQATEKTLADLEGGARAVAFSSGMAAISALMTLFRTGDHILCSDDLYGGTYRLFETLLRPYGLSFDYVDMGNPAAVRKKIRGKTKALFIETPTNPLMKIADLEGTARIGREKGVLTVVDNTFMSPLLQRPLGLGIDVVVHSATKFLGGHNDLIGGAVVTTDAAVGEKIAFAQKAIGAIPSPFDCWLLLRGIKTLAVRVTRAQENAEALARFLSGHPAVGKIFYPGLPDHPRRELHFSQASGAGSIISFELKRKNAVPPFLSALETILLAESLGGVESLITHPSTMTHADIPLEEQAAVGLTPSLVRLSVGIEDRGELQADLSQALRKAGGPRSGG from the coding sequence TTGAAAAAAAATCGAACGGTCGAGACGATCGCCGCGCAGGCGGGAGTGGGGGCGGACAAGGCGTTCGGCGCGGTCAGCGTCCCGATCTACACCTCCGCCATCTACCGGTACGAGCGCTTCGGCAAGAATCTGGGGTTCGACTACTCGCGGGGGGAGAACCCGACACGCCAGGCAACGGAGAAGACGCTCGCGGATCTCGAGGGGGGGGCCCGCGCCGTCGCCTTCTCCTCCGGGATGGCGGCGATCTCCGCCCTGATGACCCTCTTCCGGACGGGAGACCACATCCTCTGTTCGGACGACCTCTACGGCGGCACGTACCGCCTGTTCGAGACGCTCCTGCGCCCCTACGGTCTCTCCTTCGATTACGTGGACATGGGGAATCCGGCCGCCGTGCGGAAGAAGATCCGCGGGAAGACGAAGGCGCTGTTCATCGAAACGCCGACGAATCCCCTGATGAAGATCGCCGACCTGGAAGGGACCGCGAGGATCGGCCGGGAAAAAGGGGTCCTGACCGTCGTGGACAACACGTTCATGTCCCCCCTGCTCCAGCGGCCGCTCGGCCTGGGGATCGACGTGGTCGTCCACAGCGCCACCAAGTTCCTGGGGGGGCACAACGACCTGATCGGCGGAGCGGTCGTCACGACGGACGCGGCGGTCGGGGAGAAGATTGCCTTCGCCCAGAAGGCGATCGGGGCGATCCCGTCACCGTTCGACTGCTGGCTCCTCCTGCGGGGGATCAAGACCCTGGCCGTGCGGGTGACGCGCGCCCAGGAGAACGCCGAAGCCCTGGCGAGGTTCCTGTCGGGACACCCCGCCGTGGGAAAAATCTTCTACCCGGGCCTGCCGGACCATCCGCGCAGGGAGCTGCATTTCTCCCAGGCCTCGGGGGCGGGATCGATCATCTCGTTCGAATTGAAACGGAAGAATGCGGTACCACCCTTCCTGAGCGCATTGGAGACGATCCTGCTGGCGGAAAGCCTCGGCGGGGTCGAATCGCTCATCACGCATCCTTCGACGATGACCCACGCGGACATTCCCCTCGAGGAGCAGGCCGCGGTCGGGCTCACCCCTTCCCTGGTCCGGCTCTCGGTCGGAATCGAAGACCGTGGCGAGCTGCAGGCCGACCTTTCCCAGGCCTTGCGAAAAGCGGGGGGACCTAGGAGCGGAGGTTGA
- a CDS encoding DUF2061 domain-containing protein translates to METQKRSIAKTISWRVVATVITGTVTYFLTGRLDFAVTVGLADTLVKFFVYYVHERMWARISYGKVRPLEYEI, encoded by the coding sequence TTGGAGACACAGAAAAGAAGCATCGCGAAGACGATCAGCTGGCGCGTCGTGGCGACCGTCATCACGGGGACGGTGACGTACTTCCTCACCGGCCGTCTCGACTTCGCCGTGACCGTGGGCCTTGCGGACACACTCGTGAAGTTCTTCGTCTACTACGTCCACGAACGGATGTGGGCCCGGATCTCGTACGGCAAGGTCCGCCCGCTGGAGTACGAGATCTGA
- a CDS encoding sulfate adenylyltransferase subunit 2: MDPLDALENQSIYIFREAQRKFKDLAMLWSIGKDSTTLLWLARKAFFGKVPFPLVHIDTGFKHPTMIEYRDRMAKEWEVDLIVGQNEEAICAGMTPEKGRFACCNALKTQGLQQLLDRHGFKGVFLGIRRDEEGSRAKERIFSPRDKNFEWNYKDQPPELWDQFNTSFGPDTHVRIHPLLSWTELDIWEYIRREEIPVCPLYLSKDGKRFRSLGCVPCNFPLDSGASTVDEIIEELKVTKTPERAGRAQDHEAAYMMQKLRSLGYM; this comes from the coding sequence GTGGATCCCCTCGACGCGCTGGAGAACCAGAGCATCTACATCTTCCGGGAGGCGCAGCGCAAGTTCAAGGACCTCGCCATGCTGTGGTCGATCGGCAAGGATTCGACCACGTTGTTGTGGTTGGCGCGCAAGGCGTTCTTCGGCAAGGTTCCCTTCCCGCTCGTCCATATCGACACCGGGTTCAAGCATCCGACGATGATCGAGTACCGGGACCGGATGGCGAAGGAGTGGGAAGTCGATCTGATCGTCGGGCAGAACGAGGAGGCCATCTGCGCGGGGATGACTCCCGAAAAGGGACGGTTCGCCTGCTGCAACGCCCTCAAGACGCAGGGGCTTCAGCAGCTGCTCGACCGGCACGGGTTCAAGGGGGTCTTCCTCGGGATCCGGCGGGACGAGGAGGGGTCCCGGGCGAAAGAGCGGATTTTCTCCCCCCGGGACAAGAACTTCGAGTGGAACTACAAGGACCAGCCGCCGGAGCTTTGGGACCAGTTCAATACATCCTTCGGCCCCGACACCCACGTCAGGATCCACCCGCTCCTGTCGTGGACGGAGCTGGACATCTGGGAATACATCCGCCGGGAGGAGATTCCCGTCTGCCCCCTGTACCTTTCGAAGGACGGGAAACGGTTCCGGTCGCTGGGGTGCGTTCCGTGCAACTTCCCTCTCGATTCCGGCGCCTCCACGGTGGACGAGATCATCGAGGAGCTCAAGGTGACGAAAACGCCGGAACGCGCCGGCCGCGCCCAGGACCACGAGGCGGCGTACATGATGCAGAAGCTGCGCTCCCTCGGCTACATGTGA
- a CDS encoding 50S ribosome-binding GTPase, producing the protein MENGRNINDTLRIVIVGHVDHGKSTLIGRLFYDTGSLPGERYREIEATCRAQGRAFEFAYLMDALEEEREHNITIDTAQTFFKTPLRPYIIIDAPGHKEFLKNMITGAAAADAAILLVDGAEGIREQTRRHAYMLSLLGLRQVVVAVNKLDLVGFRRDRFEEVEEEIRGFLLSVGLVPAHVVPISAREGDNIATPSGRTAWYPGPTLLGALDSFSPAREISGLPLRFPVQDIYVGSGRRVYAGRVESGCLRAGSRAVFSPSGKKAVVRSVEKWNQPALPEARAGECVGVTFTEELFVERGEVLSEEGEASPAAREISASLFWLGNDPLRLSSRYVLKLATAEVEAVLSAITERIDSSTLEVTERHANRVENLEVANVTFTLQHPIAADTFKENPRLGRFVVEVDGFVAGGGIVREVRTDRLGRGTRVVRLHSRMMTEPDGNFVDLSQEAGSVEFEVSREFVARLGEGEKVAIRLCTADQLEKIARLAFGYGLGMTFRRGPEGNHVVLFREGPVSQAATEEGFPVI; encoded by the coding sequence ATGGAGAACGGGAGGAACATCAACGACACGCTGCGGATCGTGATCGTGGGCCACGTGGACCACGGAAAATCGACCCTGATCGGAAGGCTGTTCTACGACACGGGTTCCCTTCCCGGGGAACGGTACCGGGAGATCGAGGCGACCTGCCGGGCGCAGGGGAGGGCGTTCGAGTTCGCCTACCTCATGGACGCGCTGGAAGAGGAGCGGGAGCACAACATCACCATCGACACGGCCCAGACCTTTTTCAAGACTCCCCTGCGGCCCTACATCATCATCGACGCTCCCGGGCACAAGGAATTCCTCAAGAACATGATCACGGGGGCCGCGGCGGCGGACGCCGCCATCCTCCTGGTCGACGGGGCGGAAGGGATCCGGGAACAGACCCGCCGGCACGCGTACATGCTCTCCCTCCTCGGACTGCGGCAGGTGGTGGTGGCGGTCAACAAGCTGGATCTCGTCGGCTTTCGCCGGGACCGGTTCGAGGAGGTGGAAGAGGAAATCCGCGGATTCCTGCTCTCCGTGGGCCTCGTCCCCGCGCACGTCGTCCCCATCTCCGCCCGCGAAGGGGACAACATCGCCACCCCTTCGGGGCGAACCGCATGGTATCCCGGGCCCACCCTCCTCGGCGCTCTCGACTCTTTCTCACCAGCCCGGGAGATCTCCGGCCTGCCGCTCCGGTTCCCGGTGCAGGACATCTACGTGGGGAGCGGAAGGCGGGTCTACGCGGGGCGCGTGGAGTCCGGCTGCCTCCGCGCCGGAAGCCGCGCGGTCTTTTCCCCTTCGGGGAAGAAGGCCGTGGTCCGGTCGGTGGAGAAATGGAACCAGCCGGCCCTTCCGGAGGCCCGCGCGGGAGAGTGCGTCGGGGTCACCTTCACCGAGGAGCTGTTCGTGGAGCGCGGGGAAGTCCTGTCGGAAGAGGGGGAGGCGTCTCCAGCGGCGCGGGAGATCTCGGCGAGCCTGTTCTGGCTGGGAAACGATCCGCTGCGGCTTTCGTCGCGGTACGTCCTGAAACTCGCCACCGCCGAAGTCGAGGCGGTCCTCTCCGCGATCACGGAGCGGATCGACTCCTCCACGCTGGAGGTCACCGAGCGCCATGCGAACCGGGTGGAGAACCTGGAGGTCGCCAACGTCACGTTCACGCTTCAGCACCCGATCGCCGCGGACACGTTCAAGGAGAATCCGCGGCTGGGCCGGTTCGTCGTGGAGGTGGATGGATTCGTGGCCGGCGGAGGGATCGTCCGGGAGGTCCGCACGGACCGGCTCGGCAGGGGGACGCGCGTGGTGCGCCTTCATTCCCGGATGATGACGGAGCCGGACGGAAATTTCGTCGACCTGTCGCAGGAAGCGGGGTCTGTGGAGTTCGAAGTGTCCCGGGAATTCGTCGCGCGCCTCGGAGAAGGAGAAAAGGTTGCGATCCGGCTTTGCACGGCGGACCAACTGGAGAAGATCGCCCGGCTGGCGTTCGGGTACGGCCTCGGCATGACGTTTCGCCGGGGGCCGGAAGGGAACCACGTCGTCCTGTTCCGGGAAGGTCCCGTTTCCCAGGCGGCGACGGAGGAAGGTTTCCCCGTCATATGA